The DNA window GGTGGCGACCAGCCGGCCCACTACTTGTCCTGGAATCATGATCTCCCGCACTCCGGCGAACACCCCTGTTCCGCCGCGCAGTTCAACCCTCGCTCAACCCTTTACTGCACACTGCAATGACCAGCACTACCCCTTGCCGATCAAATTATACTCTGTTTACCAACTCGGGCGCTTGATCAAATAGCCGCAAATCTCGGGATACGGGTTGGGTATGACAACCCGCTCCACGAGGTGCTCCCCCGCAGCCCGCGCGCCAGCTTCCACGGAGGCTTCCACGTCGGCCAGGATACCGGTGAAGGTTGTGTACCCCTTTCCTCCGATGTGGTTTGCGAGATGCAGCGTGATTAGCTGAATGGGCGCGGCCTTACAGGCAGCGTCCGCTGCCTCGACAATCGCGGCTGCGGCAGACGATTCAATCACGCCGACCGCCTCGATGTCCCGCCCCGGCTCAGTCCCCTTGATGGCAGGCAGAACTTGTTCGTGGAGATTCGCGAGCACGAAGCTCTCAACCACGTTGACCTGCCCCGCGTCCGCAACGCCAGCAGCCACCGAAGCCTCAACCGCCGCAACGCTGCCGGTGACCAAGGTCATATACTTGCCAGGCGTAATGGGGCGCGATTCCAGCAACTCGACCGGCGCCGCCTTGACCATTGCGTCGCTGGCTCGGATGCCTACGGCGATTGCCGCGAATTCGACCATTCCTAGAACCGACACGCAGATTTCCTTTGTTTGCTTGAGGTATGCGCTCGGCAACCTGGCCCCGGTGTCTCAGATGTGTTCCCTAGTCTGTCCACGTTATTACCATACAGAATCTACTCTCCCTTCGGCACCTATTCTTACGATCGTCGTACGAGTGTTTCGCCTATACCTGCTCTGGACATAGTGCTGGTAGATCAAGCATCTCCGCCCCTGGCCGTCAATATTGACAGAGATCGGCTGGCCCCATTTCTTAACTACATCTAGCTCAGTCAACCCCATCAATTGTCGCCGCTCTTCCAGGGCATTCCCCGACAGCATGGCGGCAATAGACAGCAAAACCGCAGCGATGACTGCAGCAATGCCAATTAACCTGCCGAAGGATTGCCAGTCCCACCCCCAATGAAACTCTGCTTCCGCACCTCTTTTGCGCGATTTCTTTCCCACGCACACCAATCTCCGGTGTTACACAATCCTGAACGAGTCGACGAGCGTACAACGTCGTTCGCGCGTGAAGCTGATGGGAGAGGTCATACCTTCACCGGTGGGGCTGGCGATGGTGAAGGAAGTATAGCCTTCCCCTCCCATGCCCAATCCGGCAAAGGTGGGGCCGTTCTTGATGAAAATCGAACAGTTGATGAGCCGCGCCATCTTGCTGAGTTTCTCGATATTGCGGGAGTGCATGGTCGCGGTATGGCGGCGGCCGCCTTCGCAGGCCACGCCCAACTCAATGGCTTCGTCGGCGTCTCGCACTCGAACCACAGGCATCACCGGCATCAGTTGCTCGGTCCAGACGAGTGGATGGTCGCGCTCAACTTCGCAGATGGCCAGACGCGTTTCAGGGGTTGCCTGAATCCCGATTTGAGCGAGAATCTGGCAAGCGTTCTTGCCGACCCATTGTTTGTTGATGACGCCGTGGCGACCCTTGCGCGACTCGAAAATCACGTCGCACAACCGTTCGATGTCCTGCCCGGCCACTTCAACGCATCCGCTCGCGATCATGTGGCGCTTCAGTTCGTCCGCAACGGAAGCAACAACAATGGTCTCCTTCTCGGAGGTGCAGATGATGTTGTTGTCGAGCGACGCCCCGGCGACGATGTCGCGCGCGGCTTTCGGAA is part of the Candidatus Hydrogenedentota bacterium genome and encodes:
- a CDS encoding BMC domain-containing protein, coding for MSVLGMVEFAAIAVGIRASDAMVKAAPVELLESRPITPGKYMTLVTGSVAAVEASVAAGVADAGQVNVVESFVLANLHEQVLPAIKGTEPGRDIEAVGVIESSAAAAIVEAADAACKAAPIQLITLHLANHIGGKGYTTFTGILADVEASVEAGARAAGEHLVERVVIPNPYPEICGYLIKRPSW